Proteins encoded within one genomic window of Deinococcus aerophilus:
- a CDS encoding nucleotidyltransferase family protein: protein MHAVILAGGKGTRLRPYTTCVPKPLVPIGDTYSILEIVLHQLHNNGFHSVTLAIGHMGHLIRAFVGDGTRYGLEVTYTDEDTPLGTIGPVLQVLDDLPEHFLVMNGDVLTNLDYGAFLKKHVQSGGPVTVSTYNREIKSEFGVLDVTESGDQIVAFREKPTVRFQVSMGIYAMTKETLRRYTPGQVLGFDTLMLDLLAEGQRPGSDLFGGYWLDIGRPEDYDMANQQWQQMAPVLLPHFALSAAD, encoded by the coding sequence ATGCACGCAGTGATTCTCGCCGGAGGAAAAGGCACCCGTCTGCGCCCCTACACCACCTGTGTTCCCAAACCCCTGGTGCCGATCGGGGACACCTACTCGATTCTGGAAATTGTGCTGCACCAGCTGCACAACAACGGCTTCCACTCGGTCACGCTGGCCATCGGCCACATGGGCCACCTGATTCGCGCGTTTGTCGGTGACGGCACCCGCTACGGCCTCGAGGTGACCTACACCGACGAGGACACGCCTCTGGGCACCATCGGCCCGGTGCTGCAGGTTCTCGACGATCTGCCCGAGCACTTTCTGGTGATGAACGGCGACGTGCTGACCAACCTGGACTACGGCGCGTTTCTGAAAAAGCACGTTCAGAGTGGCGGTCCGGTCACCGTCTCGACCTACAACCGCGAGATCAAGAGCGAGTTCGGGGTGCTGGACGTGACCGAGAGCGGCGACCAGATCGTGGCCTTCCGTGAAAAGCCCACGGTGCGCTTTCAGGTCAGCATGGGCATCTACGCCATGACCAAGGAGACGCTGCGGCGCTACACCCCCGGTCAGGTGCTGGGCTTCGACACGCTGATGCTCGATCTGCTGGCCGAGGGCCAGCGGCCCGGCAGCGACCTGTTCGGCGGGTACTGGCTGGACATCGGCCGCCCCGAGGACTACGACATGGCCAACCAGCAGTGGCAACAGATGGCTCCGGTGCTGCTGCCCCACTTCGCCCTGAGCGCCGCCGATTAA
- a CDS encoding NAD-dependent epimerase/dehydratase family protein → MTHAPSSNAAPVLVLGARGFLGGQVVAALEAEGRAVRVPPPGDLTAASEADWARWLDDTSGVVNAAGRTGGSLTELTRANVLLPAQVLEATAQTDVKLVHLASAAEYGRTPEGHASREDDVAAPRSPYGASKLAATVLIEEAVRSGRVRAAALRLTNPLGAGLGAGTLPGRAAQELARAAREGAATVQFGPLGAQRDFVDARDVARAVLHALDSDLQGVVNVGSGQARPVRDLVEGLAQLTGFHGEVLEDAPGSPRSGDVPYQRADLSRLLGSGFTPQYTLEDSLRALLDLSPESGPRDHSAPSSVH, encoded by the coding sequence GTGACGCACGCCCCTTCCTCCAACGCGGCCCCCGTCCTGGTGCTGGGCGCACGCGGCTTCCTGGGCGGACAGGTGGTCGCGGCCCTGGAAGCGGAGGGGCGGGCTGTGCGCGTACCCCCGCCGGGCGACCTGACGGCCGCTTCTGAGGCCGACTGGGCCCGCTGGCTGGACGACACCTCGGGCGTGGTGAATGCGGCGGGCCGCACCGGCGGCAGCCTGACGGAACTCACCCGCGCCAATGTCCTGCTGCCCGCACAGGTGCTGGAAGCCACGGCCCAGACCGACGTGAAGCTGGTTCACCTGGCCTCGGCGGCCGAGTATGGCCGCACGCCCGAGGGACACGCCTCCCGCGAGGACGACGTGGCCGCGCCGCGCTCGCCCTACGGGGCTTCCAAGCTGGCGGCGACCGTCCTCATCGAGGAAGCGGTGCGGTCCGGGCGCGTGCGCGCGGCGGCCCTGCGCCTGACCAATCCGCTGGGCGCGGGGCTGGGGGCCGGAACCCTGCCTGGACGGGCCGCCCAGGAGCTGGCCCGGGCCGCCCGCGAAGGCGCCGCCACAGTGCAGTTCGGCCCCCTGGGTGCCCAGCGCGATTTTGTGGACGCCCGTGATGTGGCCCGCGCCGTGTTGCACGCCCTGGACAGCGATCTGCAGGGTGTGGTCAACGTGGGAAGCGGTCAGGCCCGGCCCGTGCGCGATCTGGTCGAGGGTCTGGCCCAGCTCACCGGTTTTCACGGCGAGGTGCTGGAAGACGCCCCCGGCAGTCCGCGCAGCGGCGACGTGCCGTACCAGCGCGCCGACCTGAGCCGGCTGCTCGGCAGCGGCTTTACGCCCCAGTACACCCTGGAAGACTCCTTGCGCGCCCTGCTTGACCTTTCCCCCGAGTCCGGCCCCCGAGACCACTCCGCTCCGTCTTCTGTGCACTGA
- a CDS encoding Agd3-related carbohydrate-binding protein, giving the protein MKRSTLLSALTLALVLASCAQTPAPSSSADSTEADTGGHAGHSHGNAFGHVTAVAPGPDLSKMPTNARLGEATVLRGTRLSAQALPANAQTSKVALKVLVLSSGAGDYGLDTAVSMLKESGVPYDVLDASKTTLTMSTLIDSSGIGRYQGIILTSNALYLPDYTSALDTAEWSDLFAYEKAYSVRQLALYGYPGVSPEDYGLRAVNSAATSTTSMQLVPGAQNVFSDLTGTPLPVQYAWTYPSTVEAVAGVVTTPLMVDPNGLVLAATSTVDGRERLLVTTAQNPSLMHTQLMSYGLLQWLTKGVHLGEHRRFFQADIDDYFLSSDHLDPDTMTLRNTPFRLSAADMLSLRDQQTQVQQQFPVASGFRYAMAFNGGGANINAPLACTDPGSSSPDGLTSVTKCIKDSFDWVNHTRDHLRMDVMNLSTAYAQIIQNVNIGNKLGLTLSRKSLVTGEHSGLGNMDPTDDGTHNDDDVNLPKQDLGLERSNPNVLTAAVNSRVSYLASDHSVASHWDASCPTCGVQHPMNSKIFLVPRWPNNVHYHVTNPQEAMASYNSIYAPGGTRPYWDHALNYSEFLDKESDLGLTHILDGGAFPHYMHETNLREYAPGMSLATDWVKATLSKYSLFSTLPVNTYRWDDLGNYLQRRTLEEKAKAKSTLSAVWERKTNLVTLTSTAGSVPVTLTGSILGTPYGAYQIQNRNVSGTARVFVAPK; this is encoded by the coding sequence ATGAAACGATCCACTCTGCTGTCCGCCCTGACCCTCGCCCTGGTCCTCGCCTCCTGCGCTCAGACTCCTGCTCCCAGCTCCAGCGCTGACTCCACAGAGGCCGATACCGGTGGCCACGCTGGCCATAGCCACGGCAACGCCTTCGGACACGTGACGGCTGTGGCCCCCGGCCCCGACCTGAGCAAGATGCCCACCAATGCCCGGCTGGGCGAGGCCACCGTGCTGCGCGGCACCCGCCTGAGCGCCCAGGCCCTGCCCGCCAATGCCCAGACCAGCAAGGTCGCCCTGAAGGTGCTCGTGCTGAGCAGCGGCGCGGGCGACTACGGCCTGGACACCGCCGTCTCCATGCTCAAGGAAAGCGGCGTGCCCTATGACGTGCTGGACGCCAGCAAGACCACACTGACGATGAGCACGCTGATCGACAGCAGCGGCATCGGGCGCTACCAGGGCATCATCCTGACGAGCAACGCCCTGTACCTGCCCGATTACACCAGCGCCCTGGACACCGCCGAGTGGAGCGACCTGTTTGCCTATGAAAAGGCCTACAGCGTGCGCCAGCTGGCCCTGTACGGCTACCCCGGCGTGTCTCCTGAGGATTACGGCCTGCGGGCCGTGAACAGCGCGGCGACCTCCACCACGTCCATGCAGCTCGTTCCAGGGGCACAGAACGTGTTCAGCGACCTGACCGGGACCCCGCTGCCGGTGCAGTACGCCTGGACCTATCCCTCCACCGTGGAGGCGGTGGCGGGTGTGGTGACCACGCCGCTGATGGTGGATCCCAATGGCCTGGTGCTGGCCGCGACGAGCACCGTGGACGGCCGCGAGCGGCTGCTCGTCACCACCGCCCAGAACCCCTCCCTGATGCACACCCAGCTGATGAGCTATGGCCTGCTGCAGTGGCTGACCAAGGGCGTGCACCTCGGCGAACACCGGCGCTTCTTCCAGGCCGACATCGACGATTACTTCCTGTCCAGCGACCACCTGGACCCAGACACCATGACCCTGAGAAACACGCCGTTCCGGCTGTCGGCAGCGGACATGCTGTCCCTGCGCGATCAGCAGACCCAGGTCCAGCAGCAGTTCCCGGTGGCCAGCGGGTTCCGGTACGCCATGGCCTTCAACGGTGGCGGCGCCAACATCAACGCGCCCCTGGCATGCACGGACCCGGGCAGCAGCTCGCCGGACGGCCTGACCAGCGTCACCAAGTGCATCAAGGACAGCTTTGACTGGGTCAACCACACCAGGGACCACCTGCGCATGGACGTGATGAATCTGAGCACCGCCTACGCCCAGATCATCCAGAACGTCAACATCGGCAACAAGCTGGGCCTGACGCTGAGCCGCAAGAGCCTGGTGACGGGCGAGCACAGCGGCCTGGGCAACATGGACCCCACCGATGACGGCACGCACAACGACGACGACGTGAACCTGCCCAAGCAGGACCTGGGGCTGGAACGCAGCAACCCCAACGTGCTCACCGCCGCCGTGAACAGCCGCGTGAGCTACCTCGCCTCCGACCACAGCGTCGCCAGCCACTGGGACGCCTCGTGCCCGACGTGTGGCGTGCAGCATCCCATGAACAGCAAGATCTTCCTGGTGCCGCGCTGGCCCAACAACGTGCATTACCATGTCACCAACCCGCAAGAGGCCATGGCGTCCTACAACAGCATCTACGCGCCGGGCGGCACCCGGCCGTACTGGGACCATGCCCTGAACTACAGCGAGTTCCTGGACAAGGAAAGCGACCTGGGCCTGACGCACATCCTCGACGGCGGCGCGTTCCCGCACTACATGCACGAAACCAACCTGCGCGAGTATGCTCCGGGCATGAGCCTGGCCACCGATTGGGTCAAGGCGACCCTCAGCAAGTACTCGCTGTTCAGCACGCTGCCCGTGAACACCTACCGCTGGGATGACCTGGGCAACTACCTGCAGCGCCGGACCCTGGAAGAGAAGGCCAAGGCCAAGAGCACCCTGAGCGCGGTCTGGGAACGCAAGACCAATCTGGTGACCCTGACGAGCACGGCAGGCAGCGTCCCGGTCACGCTGACCGGATCGATTCTGGGCACGCCCTACGGCGCCTACCAGATTCAGAACCGCAACGTCAGCGGCACCGCCCGCGTGTTCGTGGCCCCCAAGTAA
- a CDS encoding Agd3-related carbohydrate-binding protein translates to MPSSFRLLAAALLLLTACKTGTSTQQTPSTQPPSGEHLRAPAPQVRLPANVQPDRVQLRILVLDTGQESAGIGTARALLRSHGIPFTELDVTARPLTAATLIDAQGVGRYQGVVLTSSGLSIETTPGVYGSALDAGEWATLFAYERAYGVRQLALFGYPGTQPEDYGLRAGGDVQTGDTSVGLTSAGRRLFSDLTATPLAVRGAARYPAQRTAVQGVETTPLITDPQGGVLAATSTADGRERLLLTLAQNPGMLHTQFLGHGLVQWLTRGVHLGEYRRFLQVDVDDWFLYADRFDPATGQVVPRDYRLSAADALSLRDQQRRIRQEYAVARSFRLAQAFNGLGADPGAPDTCRPGPEVRDPLSAVTRCIAGSFDWVNHTKDHLLMDIMSEEKAMSEMAHNREIGRQLGLPLSTQALITPELSGLGWKAPTPGAAKQDSGLAGGNPAVYRAARQLGVRYLAANHSVPSQWDPACPNCGVFSPLDPEVLLIPRWPNDVPYNATTPAEAVGVFNARRTPSGKAPLNYAAFLEQDTARSLVHVLSGTAWPHYMHQGNLREYAPNRSLVTDWVRAMLDRYTQHSTLPLQTLTWNELGAYVSDRTRHERAKDGVSAVWDRRRGQVTLRGGGPGAGQDGSPVVFLTGVADPPQSGEARTFTARTHTYGARTTAQLRLGDQALSLTVAPLEPTP, encoded by the coding sequence ATGCCGAGTTCCTTTCGCCTGCTCGCCGCCGCGCTGCTGCTGCTCACGGCCTGCAAAACGGGCACCTCAACCCAGCAAACGCCTTCCACGCAGCCCCCCAGCGGTGAGCACCTGCGTGCTCCGGCCCCGCAGGTGCGGCTGCCGGCCAACGTGCAGCCCGACAGGGTTCAGCTGCGAATACTGGTGCTGGACACCGGCCAGGAAAGCGCGGGCATAGGCACGGCGCGCGCCCTGCTGCGTTCTCACGGCATTCCCTTCACCGAACTGGATGTCACGGCCCGGCCGCTGACAGCGGCCACCCTGATCGACGCGCAGGGGGTGGGCCGGTATCAGGGGGTGGTGCTCACCAGCAGCGGCCTGAGCATCGAGACCACTCCCGGCGTGTACGGCAGCGCGCTGGATGCCGGCGAGTGGGCCACCCTGTTCGCCTACGAAAGGGCCTACGGCGTGCGACAACTGGCCCTGTTCGGCTATCCGGGCACTCAGCCGGAGGACTACGGCCTGCGGGCGGGCGGCGATGTCCAGACCGGCGACACCAGCGTGGGCCTCACGTCGGCAGGCCGCCGGCTGTTCAGCGACCTGACCGCCACGCCGCTGGCCGTTCGCGGGGCGGCCCGCTATCCGGCGCAGCGCACGGCAGTCCAGGGGGTAGAAACCACGCCGCTGATCACCGACCCGCAGGGCGGGGTGCTCGCCGCCACCAGCACGGCGGACGGGCGCGAGAGGCTTCTGCTGACGCTGGCCCAGAACCCGGGAATGCTGCACACCCAGTTTCTGGGTCACGGTCTGGTGCAGTGGCTGACCCGGGGCGTTCACCTCGGCGAGTACCGGCGCTTCTTGCAGGTGGACGTGGACGACTGGTTTCTGTATGCCGACCGCTTCGATCCGGCCACGGGACAGGTCGTGCCCCGCGACTACCGTCTGAGCGCCGCCGACGCCCTGAGCCTGCGGGACCAGCAGCGCCGCATCCGCCAGGAGTACGCCGTGGCCCGCAGTTTCCGGCTGGCCCAGGCCTTTAACGGGCTGGGCGCCGATCCCGGAGCGCCGGATACCTGCCGGCCGGGCCCCGAGGTCCGGGATCCGCTCAGCGCGGTGACGCGCTGCATTGCCGGCAGCTTCGACTGGGTCAACCACACCAAGGACCACCTGCTGATGGACATCATGTCCGAGGAGAAAGCCATGAGCGAGATGGCGCACAACCGCGAGATCGGCCGTCAACTGGGCCTGCCGCTGAGCACGCAGGCGCTGATCACCCCGGAACTTTCCGGACTGGGCTGGAAGGCACCGACACCGGGGGCGGCCAAACAGGACTCCGGGCTGGCAGGCGGCAACCCGGCCGTGTACCGTGCGGCCCGGCAGCTGGGGGTGCGCTATCTCGCGGCCAACCACAGCGTGCCCAGCCAGTGGGACCCGGCGTGTCCCAACTGCGGCGTGTTCAGCCCGCTGGACCCGGAGGTGCTGCTTATTCCCCGCTGGCCCAACGACGTGCCGTACAACGCCACCACCCCCGCCGAGGCCGTGGGGGTGTTCAACGCGCGGCGTACCCCCAGCGGGAAAGCCCCCCTGAACTACGCCGCCTTTCTGGAACAGGACACGGCCCGCAGCCTGGTTCATGTGCTGTCGGGAACCGCATGGCCCCACTACATGCACCAGGGCAACCTGCGCGAGTACGCGCCGAACCGCAGCCTGGTCACCGACTGGGTGCGGGCGATGCTGGACCGGTACACCCAGCACAGCACCCTGCCCCTGCAGACCCTGACCTGGAATGAGCTGGGGGCCTATGTCAGTGACCGCACCCGCCACGAACGGGCCAAGGACGGAGTCAGCGCGGTCTGGGACCGCCGCCGCGGACAGGTCACCCTGCGGGGAGGTGGTCCGGGCGCAGGACAGGACGGCTCCCCGGTGGTGTTCCTGACCGGCGTGGCGGACCCGCCGCAGTCCGGGGAGGCCCGCACCTTTACCGCCCGCACCCATACCTATGGCGCCCGGACCACGGCGCAGCTGCGCCTGGGAGATCAGGCCCTGTCGCTGACCGTCGCGCCGCTGGAGCCCACTCCATGA
- a CDS encoding endo alpha-1,4 polygalactosaminidase, whose product MTRPAPRPRRPLSIYYGPPTPRALAALRTFETVVVQTTLYPPRALNRLRAGGTRVLGYLSVGEDHALGDWACVPGSAPYHSGDNPEWGSVRVDAAHPGWRETLNRRADEALHGADGLLLDTLDSAAAAGILERVQELRSRHPDTILLANRGFDLMPDLAPEVSGVLFEAFSTTHSPAYALHDEGGLAYTAYWQVRLQDLGLPVVALDYADTPALARLAREYAARQGLHTFVTDRALSRPTGQR is encoded by the coding sequence ATGACCCGGCCCGCACCGCGCCCGCGCCGCCCACTGAGCATCTACTACGGGCCCCCCACCCCCCGGGCCCTGGCTGCCCTGCGCACCTTTGAGACTGTGGTCGTGCAGACGACGCTGTATCCACCGCGGGCCCTGAACCGGCTGCGGGCCGGCGGAACCCGGGTGCTCGGCTACCTCAGCGTGGGTGAGGACCACGCGCTGGGCGACTGGGCCTGCGTGCCGGGCAGCGCTCCATACCACTCGGGCGACAATCCCGAGTGGGGCAGCGTGCGGGTAGACGCGGCCCATCCAGGATGGCGCGAGACCCTGAACCGCCGGGCCGACGAGGCCCTCCACGGCGCAGACGGCCTGCTGCTGGACACGCTGGACAGCGCCGCCGCCGCCGGCATTCTGGAGCGGGTGCAGGAACTGCGCTCACGGCACCCCGACACCATCCTGCTTGCCAACCGCGGCTTCGATCTGATGCCCGACCTGGCCCCCGAGGTCAGCGGCGTGCTGTTCGAGGCCTTCAGCACCACCCACAGCCCCGCCTATGCCCTGCACGACGAGGGTGGGCTGGCCTACACCGCCTACTGGCAGGTCCGGCTTCAGGATCTGGGACTGCCCGTCGTGGCCCTGGACTACGCCGACACCCCGGCGCTGGCCCGGCTCGCGCGCGAGTATGCCGCCCGCCAGGGACTGCACACCTTCGTGACCGACCGGGCCCTGTCCCGGCCCACCGGCCAGCGCTGA
- the mglA gene encoding GTPase MglA: MSTINFAAREINCKIVYYGPGMSGKTTNLKQVFSKVPGHLRGEMVSLATEDERTLFFDFLPLDLGSVQGFKTRFHLYTVPGQVFYNASRKLILRGVDGIVFVADSAPNRLRANAESMRNLRENLAEHGIDVREVPIVLQVNKRDLPDALPTTMIRAVIDPRGELQMFEAMSDKGVGVFETLKTVSRLVLERLSKNK; encoded by the coding sequence ATGAGTACCATCAACTTTGCCGCCCGCGAGATCAACTGCAAGATTGTGTATTACGGCCCTGGCATGAGCGGCAAGACCACCAACCTCAAGCAGGTGTTCTCCAAGGTGCCCGGCCACCTGCGGGGCGAGATGGTCTCGCTGGCCACCGAGGACGAGCGCACCCTGTTCTTCGACTTCCTGCCGCTGGACCTCGGCAGCGTGCAGGGCTTCAAGACCCGTTTTCACCTGTACACCGTGCCCGGACAGGTTTTTTACAACGCGAGCCGCAAGCTGATTCTGCGCGGCGTGGACGGCATCGTGTTCGTGGCCGACAGTGCCCCCAACCGCCTGCGTGCCAACGCTGAGAGCATGCGCAACCTGCGCGAGAACCTAGCCGAACACGGCATTGACGTGCGCGAGGTGCCCATCGTGCTGCAGGTCAACAAGCGTGACCTGCCTGACGCCCTGCCCACCACCATGATCCGCGCGGTCATCGACCCCCGGGGCGAGCTGCAGATGTTTGAGGCGATGTCGGACAAGGGCGTGGGCGTCTTCGAGACCCTCAAGACGGTCAGCCGCCTGGTTCTCGAACGCCTGTCCAAGAACAAGTAA
- the mglB gene encoding GTPase-activating protein MglB, with the protein MIEPSLALYGDAYARVDGHIQELLDTTGVRYGLLVDRKGFVLSHKEALWAPRPPALDSVATLVASNAAATAALANMLGERTFSEQIHQGENGTLYVESVGDSALLTLIFDVSVPLGKVKVYAKKTVAQLSAILEELKDIPPVQFTEDFSHGASALLDDLLG; encoded by the coding sequence ATGATCGAACCGTCACTGGCCCTCTATGGCGACGCTTACGCCCGCGTCGACGGCCACATTCAGGAGCTGCTGGACACCACCGGCGTGCGTTATGGCCTGCTGGTCGACCGCAAGGGCTTCGTGCTGTCTCACAAAGAAGCCCTGTGGGCCCCGCGCCCGCCCGCGCTGGACAGCGTCGCCACCCTGGTCGCCAGCAACGCCGCCGCCACCGCCGCGCTGGCGAACATGCTGGGCGAGCGCACCTTCAGCGAACAGATTCACCAAGGCGAGAACGGCACCCTGTACGTGGAATCGGTGGGCGATTCGGCGCTGCTTACCCTGATCTTCGACGTCAGCGTGCCGCTGGGCAAGGTCAAGGTCTATGCCAAGAAGACCGTCGCGCAGCTGAGCGCGATTCTCGAAGAGCTCAAGGACATTCCGCCGGTGCAGTTCACGGAGGACTTCAGCCACGGAGCCAGCGCCCTGCTCGACGACCTGCTGGGCTGA